A section of the Rossellomorea marisflavi genome encodes:
- a CDS encoding DUF1836 domain-containing protein, which yields METYKLTRKNMADLLMALSGQFSRSPQEVLVDAWGTCDPSQGMPPILVKVLDSPVGNTGFSLNEIVSLGNQIEFTNFPQSTVQNWVKRDVKELIGSPLHGKKYTMVQAAMLFIVEDLKGSLDFESIRGVLTLVFNNIEDRHDDIINPIELYSAYASVFDRIHHHALPTATATGDTSVNEAIDQFIQEECRSLLPALQDMTEEDLTVVWNVLIVAAMTVQSAYYQATAKNYVKTALDLRRTVDLPD from the coding sequence GTGGAGACCTACAAACTTACACGAAAAAACATGGCCGATCTTCTCATGGCCCTATCAGGACAGTTCTCCCGCAGTCCACAGGAAGTGCTCGTGGACGCATGGGGCACATGCGACCCTTCACAGGGGATGCCGCCCATACTGGTTAAGGTCCTAGACTCCCCCGTAGGGAATACAGGATTCTCCTTGAATGAGATCGTGTCCCTTGGGAACCAGATCGAGTTCACCAACTTTCCGCAAAGTACCGTACAGAACTGGGTGAAACGGGATGTGAAGGAACTCATCGGCTCTCCACTCCACGGAAAAAAATACACAATGGTCCAAGCAGCCATGCTCTTCATCGTCGAGGACTTGAAAGGTTCCCTTGATTTCGAGTCCATACGCGGGGTCCTCACCCTTGTGTTCAATAATATAGAGGACCGCCACGATGACATCATCAATCCAATCGAACTATACAGCGCCTACGCTTCTGTATTCGACCGCATCCACCATCATGCCCTTCCCACGGCTACTGCCACCGGTGACACTTCCGTCAATGAAGCGATCGACCAGTTCATACAGGAAGAGTGCAGGAGCCTGTTACCCGCCCTGCAGGATATGACAGAAGAAGATTTGACCGTCGTTTGGAATGTACTGATCGTAGCCGCCATGACCGTCCAGTCTGCCTACTATCAAGCGACGGCCAAGAACTACGTAAAAACTGCATTGGATCTTCGCCGGACAGTAGATCTGCCTGATTAA
- the htpX gene encoding protease HtpX — MGKRIFYFLLTNVLVLLTISIIFSLTGAGRYINADGSLDLVALLIFSAIIGFTGSFISLAMSRWMAKRMMNVRVLDPNGALTADEQSVVEKVHRLSRAAGLTHMPEVGIYDSPEVNAFATGPSKKKSLVAVSTGLLYEMDDDAVEGVIAHEVAHVANGDMVTMTLLQGVVNTFVVFLSRVAAWIATRFVKEEIAPIVHFIAVVVFQIVFSILGSLVVFAYSRHREFHADRGGADLAGKDKMVHALRMLKDYTGRMKGNDDTAIATLKINNKKKSSIFSTHPDLDVRISRLEGK; from the coding sequence ATGGGTAAACGCATATTTTATTTTCTGTTGACGAACGTACTCGTCCTTCTGACCATCAGTATCATTTTTTCACTGACAGGTGCAGGACGCTACATCAATGCTGATGGCAGTCTCGATCTGGTTGCACTTCTGATTTTTAGTGCGATCATCGGTTTCACCGGTTCATTCATTTCACTTGCCATGTCCCGTTGGATGGCGAAACGCATGATGAATGTCCGTGTCCTTGACCCGAATGGGGCTTTGACGGCGGATGAGCAGAGTGTCGTGGAAAAGGTCCACCGCCTTTCAAGGGCTGCAGGTCTTACGCATATGCCGGAAGTAGGAATTTACGATTCACCTGAAGTGAATGCATTTGCGACAGGTCCTTCCAAGAAGAAATCACTTGTGGCCGTATCAACCGGATTGCTTTATGAAATGGATGACGATGCCGTTGAAGGTGTCATCGCCCATGAAGTTGCCCACGTGGCAAACGGTGATATGGTGACAATGACCCTGTTGCAGGGTGTGGTCAATACCTTCGTAGTGTTCCTGTCCCGTGTCGCTGCCTGGATCGCTACACGCTTTGTGAAAGAAGAAATTGCGCCGATTGTCCACTTTATCGCCGTGGTTGTATTCCAGATCGTTTTCTCCATCCTTGGAAGCCTCGTCGTGTTCGCGTATTCCCGTCACCGTGAATTCCACGCTGACCGGGGCGGAGCGGATCTTGCTGGTAAGGATAAGATGGTTCATGCCCTCCGCATGCTGAAGGATTACACTGGACGCATGAAAGGGAATGATGACACAGCCATCGCTACATTGAAAATCAATAATAAGAAAAAGTCTTCCATCTTCTCGACTCACCCGGACCTTGATGTCCGCATCAGTCGCCTGGAAGGTAAATAA
- a CDS encoding protein adenylyltransferase SelO → MKGATMTNQSGWNLENTYEGLPPFFYSSMKPVPVEKPEWVIFNEELARSLGITDQDVGVYAGNHVPDGGHPLAQAYGGHQFGYFNRLGDGRAVLLGEQVTTGGKRVDIQLKGAGRTPYSRGGDGRAALGPMLREYVISEAMHALGIPTTRSLAVVKTGESIVRDRLLAGAVLTRVASSHIRVGTFQLAAKAGSLEDLRSLADYTIDRHYPGVKGTDQPYLSLIEQVMDAQASLIAKWQLVGFIHGVMNTDNMAISGETIDYGPCAFMDAFNPETVFSSIDEQGRYAYGNQPPIAGWNLARFAESLLPLLDENEEKAVELAQETISAYPALYHSYWLDGMRSKLGLFHAHESDQKLVEDLLTMMGNHGADYTNTFLDLTFDREERNPLAGTVEFAQWQERWEERLDEQPESEAEARKLMRDHNPAVIPRNHQVERALDAAVEEGDLSVLTTLLHVLTKPYDHEGSPEAYQHPQNPEDGPYRTFCGT, encoded by the coding sequence ATGAAAGGAGCCACTATGACAAATCAGTCAGGCTGGAACTTAGAGAATACGTATGAAGGGTTGCCCCCATTTTTCTACTCGTCAATGAAACCCGTTCCTGTAGAAAAACCGGAATGGGTGATCTTCAATGAAGAGCTTGCGAGATCCCTTGGCATTACCGATCAGGATGTGGGCGTCTATGCAGGAAATCATGTGCCGGATGGAGGACACCCCCTTGCCCAGGCTTACGGAGGGCACCAATTCGGGTATTTTAACAGACTGGGTGATGGCCGTGCCGTCCTCCTTGGTGAACAAGTGACCACTGGAGGAAAACGGGTGGACATACAGCTCAAAGGTGCGGGTCGTACGCCCTACTCACGTGGAGGAGATGGAAGGGCAGCGCTTGGGCCAATGCTTCGTGAATATGTGATCAGTGAAGCGATGCACGCCCTTGGCATCCCCACGACCCGGAGCCTTGCCGTCGTCAAGACGGGGGAGAGCATCGTCAGGGATCGACTGCTTGCTGGAGCCGTTCTTACAAGGGTCGCATCCAGCCATATCCGGGTGGGAACCTTCCAGCTGGCCGCAAAAGCGGGGAGCCTGGAAGACTTGCGATCCCTTGCGGATTATACGATCGACAGACATTATCCGGGTGTGAAGGGGACAGACCAGCCTTATCTTTCCCTCATTGAACAGGTAATGGACGCCCAGGCTTCACTGATTGCCAAGTGGCAGCTTGTAGGGTTCATCCATGGGGTCATGAACACCGATAATATGGCGATCAGTGGAGAAACCATCGACTATGGTCCATGTGCGTTCATGGATGCATTCAATCCTGAAACAGTCTTTAGTTCCATTGATGAGCAGGGTCGTTACGCGTATGGAAACCAGCCACCGATCGCAGGATGGAACCTGGCCCGTTTCGCTGAGAGCCTGCTACCTCTCTTGGATGAGAATGAGGAAAAGGCGGTGGAGCTTGCACAAGAGACGATTTCCGCTTACCCTGCTCTCTATCATTCATACTGGCTTGATGGAATGAGATCTAAGCTCGGGCTATTCCATGCTCATGAATCGGACCAGAAGCTTGTCGAAGATCTTCTGACGATGATGGGGAATCATGGAGCCGATTATACGAATACCTTCCTTGATTTGACCTTTGACAGAGAGGAGCGGAATCCCCTCGCTGGTACGGTCGAATTCGCCCAGTGGCAGGAGAGATGGGAAGAGCGTCTGGATGAACAGCCGGAGTCGGAAGCAGAGGCAAGAAAGCTGATGCGCGACCATAACCCGGCTGTGATTCCGAGGAATCATCAGGTGGAACGGGCGCTGGACGCTGCAGTGGAGGAAGGAGACCTGTCCGTTTTGACGACACTCCTTCACGTGCTTACGAAACCATATGATCATGAAGGAAGTCCTGAAGCGTATCAACACCCACAAAATCCGGAGGACGGACCATACCGCACATTTTGTGGGACCTGA
- the thiM gene encoding hydroxyethylthiazole kinase, translating into MGMLELVEKLRTDRPLVHNITNAVVTNFTANGLLALGASPVMAYAEEEVEEMAGIADALLLNIGTLSSDVVRSMILAGKAANRKGIPVVLDPVGAGATTFRTEMTALILKEVDVSIIRGNAGEIASVLGEHWTMRGVDSGDGDGDRTALAVKASREFACIVILTGKVDVVTDGTTVYRIRNGHPIMTQVTGTGCLLSSVAAAFAAVGHEPLQSAVAAVASYGVAAEKAERHSNGPGSFCSAFLDELSRLQPDDEKAFNVEKGEA; encoded by the coding sequence ATGGGAATGCTTGAACTAGTAGAGAAGCTTCGAACAGACCGACCGCTTGTCCACAACATCACCAATGCGGTGGTGACCAATTTTACGGCAAATGGTCTTCTGGCCCTCGGGGCATCGCCGGTGATGGCGTATGCCGAAGAAGAAGTGGAAGAAATGGCGGGGATTGCCGATGCCCTCCTTTTGAATATCGGGACCCTCTCTTCCGACGTCGTTAGGTCCATGATCCTGGCTGGAAAAGCGGCGAATAGAAAAGGGATCCCTGTGGTTCTGGATCCTGTGGGTGCCGGAGCCACGACCTTCCGTACCGAGATGACGGCCCTCATCCTTAAGGAGGTTGACGTTTCCATCATCAGGGGGAATGCGGGAGAAATCGCTTCCGTCCTTGGGGAGCATTGGACCATGAGAGGGGTGGACTCAGGAGATGGGGACGGTGACCGAACAGCCTTGGCCGTCAAGGCGTCCCGGGAATTCGCCTGCATTGTCATCCTGACGGGTAAGGTGGATGTCGTGACAGATGGAACCACTGTGTATCGTATACGGAATGGTCATCCCATCATGACCCAAGTGACAGGGACTGGATGCTTATTATCTTCTGTTGCCGCGGCTTTCGCAGCAGTAGGACATGAGCCGCTTCAGAGTGCGGTCGCTGCCGTTGCCTCCTATGGAGTTGCAGCAGAAAAGGCAGAGCGGCACTCAAATGGTCCGGGCAGCTTCTGCTCCGCATTCCTTGATGAGCTGTCCAGACTTCAGCCCGACGATGAAAAAGCCTTCAACGTTGAAAAGGGGGAAGCGTGA
- the thiE gene encoding thiamine phosphate synthase yields MEKRTSAIKEALKVYFIMGSTNCHRDPVNILEEAIRGGISLFQFREKGQGALSGTQKKKLATALQQVCKEANIPFIVNDDIDLAVEIDADGVHIGQEDEAASIVRQRLGAGKWVGVSAHTIEEAERAIKDGADYLGLGPIYPTSSKDDAESVKGTAIIRQFREHGFSIPLVGIGGITSTNAAAVMEAGADGVSVISAISGSEDVEDAATRLNQAVHSGYANQ; encoded by the coding sequence ATGGAAAAGAGAACATCTGCAATCAAAGAAGCACTGAAGGTGTATTTCATCATGGGAAGTACCAACTGTCACCGGGATCCCGTGAACATTCTGGAAGAAGCGATCCGCGGGGGGATTTCCCTCTTCCAATTCCGTGAGAAAGGGCAGGGGGCCCTCTCAGGTACACAGAAGAAAAAACTTGCGACAGCACTCCAACAAGTATGCAAGGAGGCGAACATCCCCTTTATCGTCAATGATGACATCGACCTGGCTGTGGAGATTGATGCAGATGGAGTCCATATCGGGCAGGAGGATGAAGCGGCCTCCATCGTAAGGCAGCGTCTTGGAGCTGGAAAATGGGTAGGGGTTTCTGCCCACACAATCGAGGAAGCGGAGCGTGCCATCAAGGACGGTGCTGATTACCTCGGACTTGGCCCCATCTACCCGACAAGCTCGAAGGACGATGCCGAAAGCGTGAAGGGGACCGCCATCATTCGGCAATTCAGAGAACATGGATTCTCCATTCCCTTGGTCGGAATCGGAGGAATCACGTCAACGAACGCGGCTGCCGTGATGGAGGCTGGAGCGGATGGTGTATCGGTCATTTCGGCCATCTCCGGGTCTGAAGACGTGGAGGATGCAGCCACTCGATTGAATCAAGCGGTTCATTCCGGATATGCGAATCAATAA
- a CDS encoding site-specific integrase has protein sequence MEYVDPIRDIENINAIKDNLRMQSQRDLLLFVFGINTGIRISDLLSLKIADVWEEGKGKEFLCLKDSKSEEEGAFYLNGKIQEELQAYLGPLDFSPEDFLFKSKKHAQAITRQQAYRIINKAAKEVGIPGKIGTHTLRKTFGYHAYRKGIAISILMKTFHHHSSSETLRYIGIHQDELRLVKVDVNL, from the coding sequence ATGGAATATGTCGATCCCATCAGGGATATTGAAAACATCAATGCCATCAAGGATAACCTGCGAATGCAGTCCCAGCGGGATTTGCTTTTGTTCGTGTTCGGGATCAATACTGGAATACGAATCAGTGATCTGCTGTCATTGAAGATTGCTGACGTGTGGGAAGAAGGGAAAGGGAAGGAGTTTTTGTGTCTTAAAGACTCCAAAAGTGAAGAGGAAGGTGCTTTCTATCTGAACGGAAAAATTCAGGAAGAACTGCAGGCGTATCTCGGTCCCCTTGACTTTTCACCTGAGGATTTTCTTTTTAAGTCAAAGAAACATGCTCAGGCCATAACCAGACAGCAGGCGTATCGCATCATTAACAAGGCCGCGAAAGAAGTGGGGATACCAGGGAAGATCGGAACCCATACGCTAAGGAAAACATTCGGGTATCATGCGTACAGGAAAGGCATTGCCATTTCGATCCTCATGAAAACCTTTCATCACCATTCTTCTTCGGAAACCTTACGATATATCGGGATTCATCAGGACGAACTCCGTCTGGTGAAAGTGGATGTGAACCTGTAA
- a CDS encoding universal stress protein: protein MKPIKERMDESILVCVYYGPNGERLIQRGCKIANMMKCPLYILTVDPKPFDELDAEKSAYISQWKELAEKHNADAFIIKDNEKRPISKVIAEVSRERNVTQIILGQTAQSRWEQIAKGSIINSLLREVPFVDLHIISVSRALKNPDGHFEKGCRAYLVEEDDQYRLTFKHTKAMRYEGIFFKESGTDFNNGLFKFMKDRETLQVQVEEGIVKDLTNVSVQPNDSEDDDYL from the coding sequence ATGAAACCGATAAAAGAACGGATGGATGAAAGCATCCTGGTATGTGTCTATTACGGACCGAACGGGGAGCGCCTGATCCAGCGCGGATGCAAGATCGCCAATATGATGAAATGCCCTCTTTACATCCTCACCGTCGATCCGAAACCCTTCGATGAACTGGATGCAGAGAAGTCGGCCTACATTTCCCAGTGGAAAGAACTAGCCGAGAAGCATAATGCCGATGCCTTCATCATAAAAGATAATGAAAAACGCCCGATTTCAAAGGTGATCGCCGAAGTATCAAGGGAGCGGAACGTCACCCAGATCATCCTTGGACAGACTGCCCAGAGCCGCTGGGAACAAATCGCGAAAGGCTCCATCATCAATTCGTTGCTGCGGGAAGTCCCATTTGTGGACCTTCACATCATTTCAGTGTCCCGCGCCCTCAAGAATCCTGATGGACACTTTGAAAAAGGCTGCCGTGCTTATCTCGTGGAAGAAGACGATCAATACCGTCTTACGTTCAAGCACACAAAGGCCATGCGCTACGAAGGAATCTTCTTTAAGGAATCAGGTACCGATTTCAATAATGGGCTTTTCAAGTTCATGAAAGACCGGGAAACGCTCCAGGTTCAAGTAGAAGAAGGAATCGTCAAGGACTTGACGAATGTTTCCGTACAACCGAATGATTCAGAAGATGACGACTATCTATAA
- a CDS encoding Na+/H+ antiporter subunit A translates to MSWIHLAVLLPILFAILVPFIYKLVSPKIHTGWFVLVVPLLVFIYLLTFIPNLAAGNTYEASLSWIPAYDIDFVLTVDGLSLLFGLLITGIGSLVIFYSIYYMSKHREALHNFYVYLLLFMGAMLGLVFSDNIYVLYVFWEMTSISSLLLIAYWYERERSRYGAQKSMLITVFGGLAMLAGLIMISMMTGTNSIRDILSQANGLQDHPLFLPAMILILLGAFTKSAQFPFSIWLPDAMEAPTPISAYLHSATMVKAGIYLVARFTAFFGGSAEWFWIVSGVGLITLLYGSVNAVRQTDLKALLAYSTISQLGMIMSMLGLGSAALYFGYGDESTVYGTAIFAAIFHMVNHSTFKGALFMVVGIIDHETGTRDIRKLGGLVRFMPISFTLTVVGSFAMAGLPPFNGFLSKEMFFTALVKASELSIFNVGFIGLLIPIIGWVASVFTFVYCMILVFKTFGGRNKLAKKGKVLHEAPFGLLLSPVILALIVIISFFVPNVMGDYLYKPAFNAILPELHETIKLKEISAWHGFNLELFMTFGVIVFGFILYKTLRKWFRLYLKYPQALTLNNAYNVGIEKMEKVSGAVTNRYMTGFLRDYLVYIFVFFILMVGGSLFLTGGFVFDTSNDSPITIYEAGFVLILVLSGLSVLFAKTRLTAVVSVGALGFLVSFLFVLFRAPDLALTQLVVETVTTTLFLLCFYHLPQMKKEVSKIPFKLTNAVIAILSGVVVTLVALSANGTRMFDSISSYYENSYEIAGAKNIVNAILVDFRGIDTMLEILVLSIAGLGVYTLIKMRGGGDKNEKAK, encoded by the coding sequence TTGTCTTGGATCCATCTAGCCGTCTTGCTCCCGATTCTGTTCGCCATCTTGGTTCCATTCATCTATAAACTGGTTTCACCGAAGATCCATACCGGCTGGTTCGTTCTTGTTGTTCCACTTCTGGTCTTCATCTACCTATTAACCTTTATCCCCAATCTCGCAGCCGGAAATACGTATGAAGCATCTTTATCATGGATTCCTGCGTACGATATCGACTTTGTCCTCACCGTCGATGGCCTCAGCCTATTATTCGGCCTTCTGATCACCGGGATCGGAAGCTTGGTCATCTTTTATTCCATTTACTATATGTCGAAGCACCGTGAAGCGCTACACAACTTCTATGTGTATCTGCTCCTCTTCATGGGAGCCATGCTCGGTCTGGTGTTCTCGGATAATATCTATGTCCTGTATGTGTTCTGGGAAATGACGAGTATATCCTCATTGCTCCTCATAGCGTACTGGTATGAACGGGAGCGTTCACGCTACGGAGCACAGAAGTCCATGCTCATCACCGTGTTCGGCGGACTCGCCATGCTTGCGGGCCTCATCATGATCAGCATGATGACAGGAACAAACAGTATAAGGGACATCTTGTCACAGGCCAATGGCCTTCAGGATCACCCACTCTTCCTTCCTGCCATGATATTGATTCTGTTGGGGGCATTTACGAAATCTGCCCAATTTCCTTTCAGCATCTGGCTTCCGGACGCCATGGAAGCACCGACACCTATCAGTGCCTATCTTCATTCAGCGACCATGGTCAAAGCTGGTATCTATCTCGTCGCCCGCTTCACAGCGTTCTTCGGGGGATCGGCCGAATGGTTCTGGATCGTATCGGGGGTCGGCCTCATCACACTCCTGTATGGATCGGTCAACGCCGTGCGCCAGACGGACCTCAAAGCACTCCTTGCGTATTCGACGATCAGTCAGCTTGGCATGATCATGAGTATGCTGGGCCTCGGTTCCGCCGCTCTGTATTTCGGGTATGGGGATGAATCCACCGTCTATGGGACGGCCATATTCGCGGCGATCTTCCATATGGTGAATCACTCCACATTCAAAGGTGCCCTCTTCATGGTGGTCGGTATCATCGACCACGAAACTGGTACCCGTGATATCCGGAAACTTGGAGGGCTCGTACGATTCATGCCGATTTCCTTTACGCTGACTGTAGTCGGTAGTTTTGCCATGGCGGGCCTTCCGCCGTTCAATGGCTTCCTCAGTAAGGAGATGTTCTTCACTGCCTTGGTGAAAGCGTCAGAGCTGTCAATCTTCAATGTCGGGTTCATCGGCCTCCTAATCCCGATCATCGGCTGGGTGGCCAGTGTCTTCACCTTTGTATACTGCATGATCCTTGTATTCAAGACATTCGGCGGGCGCAACAAGCTCGCGAAGAAAGGGAAGGTCTTACATGAAGCGCCATTCGGGTTGCTGCTGAGTCCGGTCATCCTTGCTCTGATAGTCATCATCTCATTCTTCGTACCGAATGTGATGGGGGATTATTTGTACAAACCGGCCTTTAACGCCATCCTTCCTGAGCTTCATGAAACCATCAAGCTGAAAGAAATCAGCGCATGGCATGGATTCAATCTGGAGCTGTTCATGACCTTTGGTGTCATCGTCTTCGGTTTCATCCTTTACAAGACGCTCCGGAAATGGTTCCGTCTCTATTTGAAATATCCGCAAGCCCTGACGCTGAATAATGCCTACAATGTCGGGATCGAGAAGATGGAGAAAGTCTCAGGTGCCGTGACAAATCGCTATATGACTGGTTTCCTGAGGGACTATCTCGTTTATATCTTCGTATTCTTCATCTTGATGGTCGGAGGTTCCCTGTTCCTTACGGGAGGGTTCGTCTTCGATACGTCTAACGACAGTCCAATCACAATTTATGAAGCCGGATTTGTACTGATCCTTGTCCTGTCAGGACTATCGGTCCTATTCGCCAAGACGAGGCTGACGGCGGTCGTTTCCGTAGGGGCTCTCGGGTTCCTGGTTTCATTCCTGTTCGTCTTGTTCAGGGCACCGGATCTTGCCCTGACCCAGTTGGTGGTGGAAACCGTCACAACGACGCTTTTCCTGTTATGCTTCTACCATCTTCCTCAGATGAAGAAGGAAGTAAGCAAGATCCCGTTCAAGTTGACCAACGCCGTCATCGCCATTCTATCGGGAGTGGTCGTGACCCTGGTTGCCTTGTCTGCAAATGGTACAAGAATGTTCGATTCGATTTCGAGCTACTATGAGAACTCGTATGAAATCGCAGGTGCAAAAAACATCGTCAATGCGATTCTGGTCGATTTCCGTGGGATTGATACCATGCTTGAGATCCTGGTTCTATCGATCGCCGGGCTGGGTGTTTACACACTGATCAAAATGAGAGGAGGAGGGGATAAGAATGAAAAAGCCAAATGA
- a CDS encoding Na(+)/H(+) antiporter subunit B produces MKKPNDIIIKNVTRVAIVIILAFAINLFISGHHHPGGGFIGGLAFSSALILLFLTFDMESVRRNLPVDFKVLSAVGVLIAVLTGVGGMVFDKPFLFQTYDYFDLPIFGKTELATAVLFDIGVALAVIGTSMTIILSIGDDR; encoded by the coding sequence ATGAAAAAGCCAAATGATATCATCATCAAGAATGTCACGAGGGTGGCCATCGTCATCATCCTGGCCTTCGCCATCAACTTATTCATTTCCGGTCATCATCACCCCGGTGGTGGATTTATCGGCGGTCTGGCGTTTTCGTCAGCCTTGATCCTCCTGTTCCTCACTTTTGATATGGAATCGGTCCGTCGCAACCTGCCTGTCGATTTTAAGGTCCTGTCTGCTGTCGGTGTCCTCATCGCCGTCCTGACGGGTGTCGGTGGAATGGTATTCGATAAGCCGTTCCTGTTCCAGACCTACGATTACTTCGACCTTCCCATTTTTGGGAAGACGGAGCTCGCCACTGCGGTCCTATTTGATATTGGTGTCGCCCTCGCCGTCATCGGGACGTCCATGACGATCATACTGAGCATAGGGGATGATCGCTAA
- a CDS encoding Na(+)/H(+) antiporter subunit C: METLMSIVVGILFAIGIYLILTKTLLRIILGTSILGHAVNLLIITMGGLKKGGPPLLGIKSLTYADSLPQALLLTAIVINFATTALFLVLSYRAYKVLGTDDTEQMRGYENE; this comes from the coding sequence ATGGAAACACTGATGTCCATTGTTGTCGGTATCCTTTTTGCTATTGGAATCTACTTGATTTTGACAAAGACGCTTCTACGAATCATTTTGGGCACTTCGATCCTGGGGCATGCCGTAAACCTCTTGATCATCACCATGGGTGGTCTTAAGAAGGGTGGACCTCCTCTTCTCGGAATCAAATCCCTCACCTATGCGGACTCACTGCCTCAGGCCCTCTTGTTGACGGCGATCGTGATCAACTTCGCCACGACGGCCCTTTTTCTGGTGTTGAGCTACCGCGCCTACAAAGTGCTGGGTACAGATGACACAGAACAGATGAGAGGTTATGAGAATGAATAA
- a CDS encoding Na+/H+ antiporter subunit D, which translates to MNNVIILPIIIPIIAGMVMVIFRKNIPFQRFLGVIALLASIAVSFVLMEEIKVNGPQSLQLGGWEAPFGVTMVADMLSALLLLVSGIVALCCLFYSFRSIGRSREEHYFYPLFLFLITGVNGSFLTGDIFNLFVCFEVMLVASYVLISLGGEKVQLRESLKYILINIISSFLFLVGIAYLYATLGTLNMADLSLRVEEAGQDGLITTIAIVLLTVFSLKAGLFLFFWLPGSYGAPPTAVSAVFAALLTKVGIYAIIRMFTLVFYHEPQVTHLLIGILAALTMLSGAIGAVAYWDIKKILTYNVIVGVGFILAGLASFNPNGMTGSIFYLIHDMIVKALIFLLGWTIIHLTGTSKLRNISGLITLHPLFGWMFFIAALSLAGIPPFGGFLGKVLITKGTFEAGYFWLGGIGLLTSLMVLYSIMKIFMNGFLGDTELTEEKEKGSIKGLMWPISILTALTIFLGLGAQGVQEYVNIAVEGLMNPSIYIEAVIGVNR; encoded by the coding sequence ATGAATAATGTGATCATATTGCCTATCATCATCCCGATCATCGCCGGGATGGTGATGGTCATCTTCAGAAAAAATATACCGTTTCAGCGATTCCTCGGGGTCATAGCCCTCCTGGCATCGATAGCCGTTTCCTTCGTACTGATGGAGGAAATCAAAGTGAACGGTCCCCAGTCCCTTCAATTGGGCGGGTGGGAAGCGCCATTCGGTGTCACGATGGTAGCGGATATGCTTTCGGCGCTCCTGCTTTTGGTCTCCGGGATCGTGGCTCTATGTTGTCTCTTTTATTCCTTCCGTTCGATCGGGAGGAGCAGGGAAGAGCATTACTTTTACCCGTTATTCCTGTTCCTCATCACCGGGGTGAACGGGTCATTCTTGACGGGGGATATCTTTAACTTGTTTGTGTGCTTCGAAGTGATGCTGGTCGCTTCGTATGTGCTGATTTCCCTTGGAGGGGAGAAGGTGCAGCTCAGAGAAAGTTTGAAATACATTCTCATCAACATCATTTCGTCCTTCCTGTTCCTAGTCGGAATTGCATATCTCTATGCGACTCTTGGAACATTGAATATGGCTGATTTATCCCTGAGGGTGGAAGAAGCGGGTCAAGACGGGCTGATCACAACGATCGCAATCGTCCTGCTCACGGTGTTCAGCCTGAAGGCAGGCCTGTTCCTGTTCTTCTGGCTCCCTGGTTCATACGGAGCACCACCGACGGCCGTGTCAGCCGTATTCGCCGCCCTTTTGACCAAAGTGGGAATCTACGCCATCATCCGGATGTTCACCCTTGTGTTCTATCATGAGCCCCAGGTGACCCACCTCCTAATCGGCATCCTAGCAGCCCTTACCATGCTGTCCGGAGCGATAGGAGCCGTCGCTTACTGGGATATCAAGAAGATCCTGACCTATAACGTCATTGTCGGTGTCGGCTTCATCCTGGCGGGTCTGGCTTCGTTTAATCCAAATGGAATGACAGGCTCCATCTTTTATCTAATTCACGATATGATCGTGAAGGCCCTGATCTTCCTGTTGGGGTGGACGATCATCCACTTGACGGGAACAAGCAAGCTCAGGAACATCAGTGGACTCATCACGCTTCATCCGCTGTTCGGCTGGATGTTCTTCATTGCCGCGTTGTCCCTTGCAGGAATCCCGCCATTTGGAGGGTTCCTCGGGAAAGTCCTCATCACGAAGGGGACGTTTGAGGCAGGGTATTTCTGGCTGGGAGGCATCGGTCTGTTGACCAGTCTCATGGTCCTGTACTCCATCATGAAGATCTTCATGAACGGGTTCCTCGGAGATACCGAGCTGACCGAGGAAAAAGAAAAAGGAAGCATCAAAGGCCTCATGTGGCCGATCAGTATCCTGACGGCCCTTACCATCTTCCTTGGACTAGGCGCCCAAGGGGTCCAAGAGTATGTGAATATAGCGGTGGAGGGACTGATGAACCCGTCCATTTACATTGAAGCCGTCATTGGTGTCAATCGATAA